The following are encoded in a window of Gaiellales bacterium genomic DNA:
- a CDS encoding phosphopantetheine-binding protein, with protein MASVVLAANRVLDRSRPGHRPIEASTTLEEAGIESLELTEIIVEVEILTGAVVSTDQIGAVTTIADVASLPRIFV; from the coding sequence GTGGCCTCCGTCGTGCTGGCGGCCAACCGTGTCCTTGATCGATCGCGGCCCGGACACCGGCCAATCGAAGCCTCAACGACCCTCGAGGAAGCTGGCATCGAGAGCCTCGAGCTGACGGAGATCATCGTCGAGGTCGAGATCCTGACCGGGGCCGTGGTCTCGACCGACCAAATCGGCGCGGTCACAACGATCGCCGATGTCGCGTCGCTCCCTCGCATATTTGTATGA
- a CDS encoding methylenetetrahydrofolate reductase — translation MPLEALTSAEISLPPRPDALRVRERIAALADSVDLVALTDNHAGEARMSPLAAVALAREQGVRTVVHISCRDRNRLALQSQVVGAAALGAEGVLCVQGDPVDDVPRVGDLTATRLIRRVKDWAAPHPIAVGAVVNPFADDVGREIALLERKLAAGAEFVQSQMTFDVAALTTFLDRAAGLLDDVRFYAGLGLLRNERMADRARELPGCVLPDAAHRRIVLGDGLRLAKELACELAGIAAVDALHIYPLGAEPATRDIAAAFRTARGAPAYRH, via the coding sequence ATGCCGCTGGAAGCCCTGACTTCAGCCGAAATATCGCTTCCGCCAAGGCCGGATGCGCTGCGGGTTCGTGAGCGGATCGCCGCTCTGGCGGACAGCGTGGACCTGGTCGCGTTGACGGACAATCACGCCGGCGAGGCGCGGATGTCGCCACTCGCGGCCGTTGCACTCGCGCGCGAACAGGGCGTCAGGACCGTTGTTCACATCTCCTGCCGCGACCGCAACCGCCTTGCCCTGCAATCACAGGTGGTGGGAGCCGCGGCGCTCGGGGCCGAGGGCGTCCTGTGCGTCCAGGGCGACCCGGTCGATGACGTCCCGCGCGTCGGAGACCTCACCGCCACACGCCTGATCCGCAGGGTCAAAGACTGGGCCGCACCGCATCCGATCGCGGTGGGTGCGGTGGTCAATCCGTTCGCCGACGACGTCGGCCGCGAGATTGCCCTCTTGGAGCGGAAGCTCGCCGCGGGCGCGGAGTTCGTGCAGTCGCAGATGACTTTCGATGTCGCCGCCTTGACCACGTTCTTGGACCGCGCCGCCGGTTTGCTCGACGACGTTCGTTTCTACGCCGGGCTCGGATTGCTACGCAACGAGCGGATGGCCGACCGAGCCCGCGAACTACCCGGCTGCGTGCTGCCCGACGCGGCCCACCGCCGGATCGTGCTCGGCGACGGCCTCCGGCTCGCGAAAGAACTGGCGTGCGAGCTCGCGGGCATCGCAGCGGTCGACGCGCTGCACATCTACCCGCTCGGCGCCGAACCGGCGACACGCGACATCGCAGCCGCTTTCCGAACCGCGCGCGGCGCGCCGGCGTACCGCCACTGA